A genome region from Candidatus Parcubacteria bacterium includes the following:
- the lysS gene encoding lysine--tRNA ligase yields MSTIEEIRKIRLKKLKAIEKAGFSAYPLETKRTHTCLAAIKDFAKLSRSQKEIIVVGRIRSIREHGGSTFLHIKDGTGIIQIYFKKDRLGEKSYKFFLENFDIGDFIETRGILFKTKREEKTLEVSDYKILAKALLPLPEKWHGLKDIEERYRKRYLDLIFNQEVKERFILRTRIIKEIRSFLDKKGFLEVETPILQPIYGGAKAKPFKTHLNALNMDLFLRIAPELQLKKLLVGGFEKLYEIGRLFRNEGMDREHNPEYTSFELYWAYADYKDMMKFFEEMFGYFLKKTFGKLEIEYENKKINFKTPWQRIEFSQLLRKYAKINLSEINEKALAKKAKQLGIKLDKGIGKAEIADEIYKKFCRPKIWQPTFVIHHPLGSFPLAKELGKSSSAHIRDEISGKEKLANFQLVIAGWEIALGFSELNNPLEQRKRFEEQERMFKKGFEEAQRIDEDFLGALEYGMPPAAGFGMGIDRLVALLTNSHSLREVILFPTMKKRSEI; encoded by the coding sequence ATGTCAACAATAGAAGAAATTAGAAAAATACGTTTGAAAAAACTTAAAGCTATTGAAAAAGCAGGTTTTTCTGCTTATCCATTAGAAACAAAAAGAACTCATACTTGTTTAGCGGCAATTAAAGATTTTGCCAAATTATCCCGTTCTCAAAAAGAGATAATTGTAGTGGGCAGAATCCGCTCTATTCGTGAGCACGGCGGTTCAACTTTTTTACATATTAAAGACGGTACTGGCATAATCCAGATTTATTTTAAAAAAGACAGATTGGGTGAAAAAAGCTATAAATTCTTTTTGGAAAATTTTGACATTGGTGATTTTATTGAAACAAGAGGGATTTTATTTAAAACAAAAAGAGAAGAAAAAACTCTTGAAGTGAGTGATTATAAAATACTGGCAAAGGCATTGCTTCCTCTGCCGGAAAAATGGCATGGCTTAAAAGATATTGAAGAAAGATATAGAAAAAGATACTTGGATTTAATATTCAACCAGGAAGTGAAAGAAAGATTTATTTTACGCACAAGGATTATCAAGGAAATTCGCAGTTTTTTAGATAAAAAAGGATTTTTAGAAGTGGAAACACCTATTTTACAGCCAATCTATGGCGGGGCCAAAGCAAAGCCGTTTAAGACCCATTTGAATGCTCTTAATATGGATTTATTTTTAAGAATTGCCCCAGAGCTTCAATTAAAAAAACTTTTAGTAGGTGGTTTTGAAAAACTTTATGAAATAGGCAGATTATTTAGAAACGAAGGCATGGATAGGGAGCATAATCCAGAATATACTTCATTTGAACTTTATTGGGCTTATGCTGATTATAAAGATATGATGAAATTTTTTGAAGAAATGTTTGGATATTTCCTAAAAAAGACATTTGGTAAATTGGAGATTGAGTATGAAAATAAAAAAATTAACTTTAAAACGCCTTGGCAGCGAATTGAATTTTCACAGCTTCTTAGGAAATATGCGAAGATTAATTTGTCGGAAATAAATGAAAAGGCATTGGCAAAAAAAGCAAAGCAATTGGGAATTAAATTAGATAAGGGGATAGGAAAAGCAGAAATCGCTGATGAAATTTATAAAAAGTTTTGCCGTCCAAAAATTTGGCAACCAACATTTGTAATTCATCATCCATTAGGAAGTTTTCCCTTGGCAAAAGAACTTGGAAAAAGTAGTTCAGCGCACATTAGAGATGAAATTTCTGGGAAAGAAAAATTAGCCAATTTTCAATTAGTAATTGCTGGTTGGGAAATAGCTCTGGGTTTTTCTGAACTTAATAATCCTTTAGAGCAGAGAAAAAGATTTGAGGAACAGGAAAGAATGTTTAAGAAAGGATTTGAGGAAGCGCAGAGAATAGATGAGGATTTTTTAGGGGCGTTGGAATACGGTATGCCACCAGCTGCTGGTTTTGGAATGGGCATTGACCGCTTGGTTGCATTACTTACTAATTCGCATTCATTGCGAGAAGTAATTTTATTCCCAACGATGAAAAAACGCTCAGAAATATAA
- a CDS encoding alpha/beta hydrolase, whose amino-acid sequence MKTLVILHGWQSSKEKWQTVKQELQKRTENGSRCVEIKVIIPDLPGFKKETQLDRVWDLDDYIKWLENFISENSKTSCPELAEGFYLLGHSFGGRMAIKFAVKHPEKLKGLILVSSAGIKPKQNIFYLTFLAVAKFVKSIFLKIPILKNSFPFFRNIFYKYILRKTDYLKAEKLPYLQETFKNIIKEDLREYFSKIKIPTLIIWGDKDRMTLLKDAYLMKEKIKGSELEIIKNVAHTPHLEKPEILAQKIMNFIKK is encoded by the coding sequence ATGAAAACTTTAGTTATCCTTCACGGCTGGCAGAGTTCAAAAGAGAAATGGCAAACCGTAAAACAAGAACTCCAAAAACGCACCGAGAACGGTTCTCGGTGTGTTGAAATTAAGGTAATTATTCCTGATTTGCCGGGTTTTAAGAAAGAGACACAATTAGACAGAGTTTGGGATTTAGATGATTATATTAAATGGTTAGAGAATTTTATTTCTGAAAATTCGAAAACCTCTTGCCCTGAGCTTGCCGAAGGGTTTTATTTATTAGGTCACTCATTTGGCGGCAGAATGGCAATAAAATTCGCTGTCAAGCATCCAGAAAAACTAAAGGGCCTGATTTTAGTTTCTTCTGCCGGCATAAAACCAAAACAAAACATTTTCTACTTGACGTTTCTTGCGGTCGCAAAATTTGTCAAATCTATATTTTTAAAAATTCCTATATTGAAAAATTCTTTTCCCTTTTTTAGAAATATTTTTTATAAATATATTTTAAGAAAAACTGATTATTTAAAAGCAGAAAAATTGCCATATCTCCAAGAAACTTTTAAGAATATCATTAAAGAAGATTTAAGAGAGTATTTTTCTAAAATTAAAATCCCGACTTTAATTATCTGGGGCGATAAAGACAGAATGACCCTCTTAAAAGACGCTTATTTGATGAAAGAAAAAATAAAAGGTTCAGAATTAGAAATTATAAAAAATGTTGCCCACACTCCGCATTTAGAAAAACCAGAAATTTTAGC
- the mreD gene encoding rod shape-determining protein MreD, with protein sequence MLKKILLVILIFYFLTLFQASFMPFFDIKGFTINIVLALVIFINLFESQDKKLGIYSALVAGFFLDVWSSQFFGTEILLLVLTAIFIKLIVKKYVQIPTFGKL encoded by the coding sequence ATGTTAAAAAAAATATTGCTCGTCATTTTAATTTTTTATTTTTTAACTTTATTTCAAGCAAGCTTTATGCCTTTTTTTGATATAAAGGGATTTACTATAAATATTGTCTTGGCTTTAGTAATTTTTATAAATCTTTTTGAATCTCAAGACAAGAAACTCGGCATTTACAGCGCTTTGGTCGCTGGATTTTTTTTAGATGTTTGGTCAAGCCAGTTTTTTGGGACAGAAATTCTATTATTAGTATTAACAGCGATTTTTATAAAATTAATTGTTAAAAAATATGTTCAAATTCCTACGTTTGGAAAGCTATAA
- the mrdA gene encoding penicillin-binding protein 2 — translation MFKFLRLESYKNRRVKIKFKEEIEPQEIFLDKLSKSKYEDGGVSEKKLEVPLSKRILQGIYLIFLILILVLFGKTFQLQIVQGEDFSKLSNANKFIVQQIEAQRGVIYDKDFIQLVFNKASFDLVCNKENLPKNGEKRKQVFREISAVIEKDIAVLDQEINQSHDSPVLISENLAYEELIVLEARKKEFSGFEIVNNIVRGYKDGEIFSHIIGYERKTGEKTGLEDSYNQFLEENLGKVDIERDAQGNIISEKIISQPEPGNSLKLWLDSQLQEKVKTELEAIIEEVGSKKGAAVVLDAETGGVLAMVSIPSFDNNLFSQGMSAEQWEEMSKNIDKPLFNRAVSATYPTGSTIKPLIAAAALEENIVTPEKKIFCEGKIIINSPWDEEVFWQFNDWKVHHWTNIRKAIAESCNIFFYTVGGGYKDIKGLGVDKMKKYLELFGWAQKTNIDLPEEKKGFIPDKEWKKRYFKNKIDQMWMPGDNYNLAIGQGYLEVTPLQVASAFVSIANRGTLYEPRVVKEIIDKNKNIKEEIEPKIIRQDFISQETIEVVRQGMRQAVTNGSATGWLDSLPVKAAAKTGTTETGRKDYYHNWVTVFAPYDDPKIVLTLVIEDVKGEMVAALPTARAILDWYFRPQE, via the coding sequence ATGTTCAAATTCCTACGTTTGGAAAGCTATAAAAACCGAAGAGTAAAAATAAAGTTTAAGGAAGAGATTGAACCTCAAGAAATTTTTTTAGATAAGCTGTCTAAAAGCAAATATGAAGATGGCGGTGTTTCTGAAAAAAAACTTGAGGTTCCTCTTTCAAAAAGAATCCTTCAGGGAATTTATTTGATTTTTTTAATCTTAATTCTTGTTCTTTTTGGAAAGACATTCCAGCTTCAAATAGTTCAAGGAGAAGATTTTTCTAAGTTGTCTAATGCAAACAAATTTATTGTTCAACAAATTGAAGCTCAAAGAGGAGTAATCTATGATAAAGATTTTATTCAGCTCGTTTTTAACAAAGCGAGTTTTGATTTAGTTTGCAATAAAGAGAATCTTCCTAAGAATGGAGAAAAAAGAAAACAAGTTTTTAGGGAAATTTCTGCAGTTATTGAAAAAGATATCGCTGTTCTTGATCAAGAAATAAATCAATCTCATGATTCTCCAGTTTTAATTAGCGAGAATCTTGCTTATGAAGAATTAATTGTACTTGAAGCAAGAAAAAAAGAATTTTCTGGATTTGAAATTGTTAATAATATAGTCAGAGGATATAAGGATGGAGAAATCTTTTCTCACATTATTGGTTATGAAAGAAAAACAGGAGAAAAAACAGGATTAGAAGATTCTTATAACCAATTTTTAGAAGAGAACTTAGGGAAAGTTGATATTGAAAGAGATGCTCAGGGCAATATAATATCAGAAAAAATTATTTCTCAGCCGGAACCAGGCAACAGTTTAAAGCTTTGGCTGGATTCTCAATTACAAGAAAAAGTTAAAACAGAATTAGAAGCAATAATTGAAGAGGTCGGTTCTAAAAAAGGAGCAGCTGTTGTTTTAGACGCTGAAACAGGCGGTGTTTTAGCAATGGTTAGTATTCCTAGTTTTGACAATAATCTTTTCAGCCAGGGAATGTCTGCTGAACAATGGGAAGAAATGAGTAAGAACATAGATAAACCATTATTTAATAGAGCGGTTTCAGCTACTTATCCAACTGGTTCTACTATTAAACCCTTAATCGCTGCTGCTGCTTTGGAGGAAAACATAGTCACTCCAGAAAAAAAGATTTTTTGTGAGGGAAAAATTATTATTAATAGTCCATGGGATGAGGAAGTGTTTTGGCAATTTAATGATTGGAAGGTCCATCATTGGACGAATATAAGGAAAGCTATTGCTGAATCTTGTAATATCTTTTTTTATACAGTTGGCGGAGGATATAAAGATATTAAAGGATTGGGAGTAGATAAAATGAAAAAGTATCTTGAGCTTTTTGGCTGGGCGCAAAAAACAAATATTGATCTTCCTGAAGAAAAAAAAGGATTTATTCCAGATAAAGAATGGAAGAAAAGGTATTTTAAGAATAAAATAGATCAAATGTGGATGCCCGGTGATAATTATAATCTTGCTATTGGCCAGGGATATTTGGAAGTTACTCCATTACAGGTAGCTAGTGCTTTTGTAAGTATTGCTAATAGAGGCACTCTTTATGAACCAAGGGTGGTTAAAGAAATTATAGATAAAAATAAAAATATTAAAGAAGAAATTGAGCCAAAAATTATTCGTCAGGATTTTATAAGCCAAGAAACTATTGAAGTTGTTAGACAAGGAATGCGGCAGGCAGTTACCAATGGTTCAGCTACTGGCTGGCTGGATTCTTTACCAGTAAAAGCAGCGGCAAAAACAGGTACTACTGAAACAGGCAGAAAGGATTATTATCATAATTGGGTGACTGTTTTTGCACCTTATGATGACCCAAAAATTGTTTTAACTCTTGTCATTGAGGATGTTAAAGGCGAGATGGTCGCTGCACTGCCAACTGCCCGCGCCATACTTGATTGGTATTTTCGCCCGCAAGAATAA
- the serS gene encoding serine--tRNA ligase, with protein MLDIKFIRENPEKVKQGCQKKQVKVDIDQILLLDKKRRGFLQKIDSLRAAQNKISEGGGKDKAQIEKAKELKNQIKKLEKEFKKTYQEFNALMLQVPNLPFDDVPEGKDESENKVLREGGKKPKFDFKNKDYLEIAQDLDLIDIKRAAKVSGTRFGYLKNEAVLLEFALINFAFETLTKEGFIPIIPPVMIKSETMEAMGYIATKEDLAERYFFEKDNLFLVGTAEQSVGPMHKDEIFEENDLPKRYLAFSTCFREEAGSYGKDTKGILRVHQFDKVEMFSFCKPDISKREHEFFLSLEEKLMKALNLPYQVVKNCSGDMAFPTAIQYDIETWIPSEDRYRETHSTSNCTDFQSRRLNIRYRNSKTQKLEFIHTVNGTAFAIGRILIAILENFQQKDGSVLIPKVLQKYLDCKIISKK; from the coding sequence ATGCTTGACATAAAATTTATCAGAGAAAATCCAGAAAAAGTTAAACAAGGTTGTCAAAAAAAGCAGGTCAAGGTTGATATTGATCAGATTTTGCTTTTGGATAAAAAAAGAAGAGGATTCCTTCAAAAAATAGATTCTTTACGTGCTGCCCAAAACAAGATTAGCGAAGGAGGAGGAAAAGATAAAGCCCAAATTGAGAAAGCAAAAGAATTAAAAAATCAGATTAAAAAATTAGAAAAGGAATTTAAAAAAACTTATCAAGAGTTTAACGCTTTGATGCTCCAAGTTCCGAATTTACCTTTTGATGATGTGCCAGAAGGAAAAGATGAATCAGAAAATAAAGTTTTAAGAGAAGGGGGCAAGAAGCCGAAATTTGACTTTAAAAACAAGGATTATTTAGAAATTGCTCAAGATTTGGATTTAATTGATATCAAAAGAGCAGCCAAAGTTTCTGGTACAAGATTTGGTTATCTAAAAAACGAAGCAGTTTTGCTTGAGTTTGCATTAATAAATTTCGCTTTTGAGACATTAACAAAGGAGGGTTTTATTCCAATTATTCCTCCGGTGATGATAAAATCAGAAACAATGGAGGCAATGGGTTATATTGCCACAAAAGAGGATTTAGCCGAAAGATATTTTTTTGAAAAAGATAATTTATTTTTAGTGGGAACAGCAGAGCAGTCAGTTGGACCAATGCATAAAGATGAGATTTTTGAAGAAAATGACTTACCAAAAAGATATTTAGCTTTTTCAACTTGTTTCAGAGAAGAAGCAGGTTCTTATGGTAAGGATACCAAGGGAATACTTCGGGTTCATCAGTTTGATAAGGTTGAAATGTTTAGTTTTTGCAAACCTGACATTTCAAAGAGAGAACATGAATTTTTTCTGAGCTTAGAAGAAAAATTAATGAAGGCATTAAATCTTCCTTATCAGGTAGTCAAAAATTGTAGTGGTGATATGGCATTTCCTACTGCTATTCAATACGATATTGAAACATGGATTCCTTCTGAAGATAGATATAGAGAAACTCATTCTACTTCAAATTGCACAGATTTTCAGAGCAGACGATTAAATATCCGTTATCGCAATTCTAAAACTCAAAAATTAGAGTTTATTCATACTGTTAATGGTACTGCTTTTGCTATTGGAAGAATTTTAATTGCCATTTTAGAAAACTTCCAACAAAAAGATGGCTCTGTTTTAATCCCAAAAGTTTTACAGAAATACTTAGATTGTAAAATTATTTCTAAAAAATGA